The following nucleotide sequence is from Sphaeramia orbicularis chromosome 24, fSphaOr1.1, whole genome shotgun sequence.
ACAGGTGATGAAGGCTGTACACCAAAACATGGACACTGACAAAGTAGACCACCAGTTATTTGAGCTCATTTTTAAAACCTTGATGGTTTTGTTTCATCAGTAAAAAAAAGACATCAGACATTTTTCATAGAAATCAACAACATCTGTTTCATCTACTGTTTGTTAGTCATGTGTAACATAACCTACAGCGCCACCCTTTGGTGACAGAACACAACCCAGATTATTTGCTCCAACCAGTTCATGGAAATGCACAAAATCCACATTTTCATGTTTGTGAAAAGCTTCTTCCTCTTTCCTTCTCATGATCATAACTGATTCTCTTCTAGGATTTTCTTTCTTTATCTTTATATTTTAGGTTTTCTATCATGTGATGTTCAGATTCATGGGGGGCTTTGTCAAAGCTGAGCATTTTTAACTAAATATGAGTGTGTTTCAATAAATCATCAATGAAAAATAATCTGCATTTAAGCATCTCTGACTGAGTCGTTACTATATTTTTGATTGTGATGGAAGGGCTTCAAAAGTCCCATTATGTCAAGGAAGACGTATCTATATATAAATCAACTAATATCTAAAAGAAAAGGTAAGTATTCTgatggtttttcttttatatattcaGTGTTTGCGTGTCTAAGGATGTGGTTAATAATGACACTGAGTTTGGTTCTTAAAGTATCTTCTCTCTAAATTCTAAAAGACTGAAGTCACAGAGAGGAGGGGGAGGTACGTTGAAGAAAAAGGAAGTAGAAATGTCTTTTCCTGACTGAATCATTAGATCATAGAGTGTGAGAACAAGTCAAAGACGGAGACAAACGATGGGGGAATTTATGTGGATTTTACTTTGTATGATTTTTCTCCGATTTACAGGTAATGACAAAAATCAAACTAATCTTTTTATTTGTCGTTTGTATCATTGCTCAACATTTTATTGAGTTTAGTGGacagaaaacaacattaaatCTACACTTAAAtttgattttctgttttatttctcaaCAGTAATTAATGGAGATAACATCAATGTCTTCGTCCAGAATGAAAATGATGCCACTTTGCCTTGTATGAATGTGATCAGTGGTCAACATGAATGTGAGAAGACTACATGGACTTTCAAAGCTGCAGAAAGCAAATCAGCAGTGGAGCTAATTAAAGATGGAACAGTTCAAGAATCTGTTTTGAATCAATCACACAGACTGAGTATTACAGCAAACTGTTCCCTGCTTATAAACAAAGTCACAGTGTTGAATGCAGGTCACTATTACTGTAAACAGAGTGATGAATCAAAAAAACACGatgagaatgatgatgatgatgatgaggttcATCTGTCTGTTGTGACCAGTGAGTATTTTCAGCTCAGTCTGTCAATGTAAACAAAAATACTGACACATCAAAACAATTAGTATTACAAGGATAAAattacattcttttctttttgtgtttcttACAAAATATCTTCATCTTCCACAGTGACTGAAAGGAACGACAGTAATGTGCAGTTCATCTGCTCTGTGTGGGCACGAAAAAAATGTGAGCACACAGTGAAGTGGCTGTATGATGGTGAAGTAATGAACAGTGTGACCAAAGTTTCAGAGTTATCATACATCTGTTTGGCCTCTGTGACCTTGGATAATAAACCAATGAATTATGAGTTGCTGGAATGTGAAGTGACAGATGCAGACAGTAAAAAAGTGCATCGCTTTCCCTTTAAATCTGCAGTTCAGAAAACAGGTAAGAATACAGTCATCTGTTTAACATCATTTAAATcaagaaatacacaaatattGGTTTAAGTTATTGCACATGGATccgtttttattgtatttgtgcaGGTGAAGATGAAACTAAGCCAACTGCAGCAGCACCTACCACAACAGCAGGTAAAACAGACATAAAGATCACGGTTTCTTCAACATCTCActcacccagtgctacttttgtgtcagttctcaaatgatttttttctatatctttaacctttctcaaatgatttatctccattcattataatattattatctgtattttgcattttttcagtgaaaaccatgtattttcctatatttcatttattgatcatgtagatgttcataaaagctcagattaaagttgagggttattacatcagaaacaaagaaaactgaagtaaaagtgacttttactttgctttttgtactggtgaatcaatgttgtagaagatgaccatatttccatgttcactatggagcctctaaacattcAAAAAAGACACatgtgatgctgctgaaaagctgagaaactgcattttaaacattttatttacatgtattgataagattcatggatcagcaggtattaaacattttagatcagtaaaggctttaggtcgccagtggctgtttgggtctttttgggttaaggtCATTCCTCCTCACCTCTTTAATCCAACTGATATAATCTATTTCTGTGGCGATTGTTTAGTTTTCTGTCATATCTACGTTTCAGTCTGTAAACGTCAGACAGACAGTTTTTCTTCCGTAACATGCACCACTGCTCAGAAATTCTCCTCATATTTAgggaacaaacagacaaaaaaaaaaagactccatatGATTAGAATAGTTTCTGTGACTTCTGAAGTAGTTCACCACagtagtttgtcatgtctgtgtgGTTTTACAGTTGTGCTTCTGTTTTTACCCTCATTCTTACAGAAACACTTCCTTCCTCAGTTTCCATTATATGATGAGGATTGTTTCACCATTTTTGTTTCTTGCCATTTTTGAACTCTGATTATCCCACTGTGGGTGGAGATCATGTCTTCAGTTTGAGTCATTCCAGTGCCCTGTCCATCCTAACATAGGCATTTGTCTAAACAGGTCATTTCCTTCCTacttattggtttttttttttgttttttgtttttttattctgtcCACACGACCATAcatacattttcaaaagagctaaactagtccagttgaactgagaagaagtACCAAGAACAATGATGACCTGGGCCAATGAGAACCTACAGAAATGTCTCAGCTCAAAGTGTCCTGTCATTAATGTCAACATTTTGTGTGAATATGTCCATGTCCTCATCATGTGGGGTTGGTAAAATCAGTGTGTATATGGCTCTGAAAACCTTTAATAGGTGACATgaggctgtgctctcattggaggATTAAAAGACTTACCCTGAATTGCAATTTTTGCCCCCAGAGCCAGTCAGAATAACCTTTATTTTCTCATTCTTATGGGACTGGATGGTTTTCAATGGGTTGCAAAGTGGTCTTGAAAAATACAGACAATTTGGGATTCCAGAAAGAATGCAAAGTAGTCGATGAACCTGTTCCAAATGTGTTTGTTTAGCTGTGTTCATCCT
It contains:
- the LOC115415369 gene encoding uncharacterized protein LOC115415369 isoform X2 gives rise to the protein MGEFMWILLCMIFLRFTVINGDNINVFVQNENDATLPCMNVISGQHECEKTTWTFKAAESKSAVELIKDGTVQESVLNQSHRLSITANCSLLINKVTVLNAGHYYCKQSDESKKHDENDDDDDEVHLSVVTMTERNDSNVQFICSVWARKKCEHTVKWLYDGEVMNSVTKVSELSYICLASVTLDNKPMNYELLECEVTDADSKKVHRFPFKSAVQKTGEDETKPTAAAPTTTAGFPLWANIVVPFVAVAVLLVIVVAFVKWKRNKESKTQMDENTAEPEDGVSYASVHYTKNKKKKSNPLRQHNDDNAVTYSAVRASPSSAAASIDPSILYATVNEPNN